In the genome of Ziziphus jujuba cultivar Dongzao chromosome 10, ASM3175591v1, the window atatgtagacatCAATATTCCGGTAATATGAAGAGCAGAATCCATATGTTGAAATTACAATATGAAGGGACTATAATACCTTGTATACATGACCAAAGCCGCCAGCTCCAATCCTGTATTCAGGAGAAAAGTTGTTTGTAGCAGAAGCAACGGTAGCCAAATGAAATAGAGGTAATTCTATATCTTCTTTTTCGGTTCCTGAACCATTAATGATGAGATTACATAATGCTTCTCCAGTGAATTCATCAGTAATAGAGCTAAGAAACTTAAGAGTCAGGTGGAATAACTTTCTTACCTGATAAACCTGTTCTTATTTTCGCAATTATGCAGCATAGAAGAAGGCAAAAGAAACACACCGCGGAAATTGCCACTAGTATGGTCCTTACATTTTTCTTTGCGTTCTTACCCATGATGGATTCTAAAAACAAAGGCAAAAACCTCATCAAagagatatcaataacataaaaAACATATAGACATGTTAGAAGGAGGTTCATATTCCTACTTATTTCTGAAGCAGCCAAGCGAATATGAATAGTATCTTCACTGCCTTCTACGTTGAAGTATCTGACATCTATAAGGTCACCAAACCACATCAAGCAGCCGCTGCCTTTTCCTCTAACATCAGAATTAGCATAAGCTGTACAAGAACAGTTTTTCAAGCACGCTTTCTTACATTCTTGGATATTCATATACTTGTCCAACCAAAACTCCAACAAATCAGGCAATTTCACCCCCTCAATCTGTACAAAACCCTCTTCACTGTTGCAATCTAAATCTATCTTCCTCACACACccatttttccaattttgagCTTCCCACTCTTGCTGAAACTTTGGTGTAAACCCCTGCAGACACTCACACACAGTCATAGTGTTAGTTTTGCATATAGCATTAGCACCACAGAATTCATAGCCATCACATGGAAGATCATATGCATCTGAGTATATAACATTCCATTCAGTGTTGTTGTTTTTTAACATATAAGGCAGCGCCAAGCCTGAATAATTCATTGTTAAGCGGGTAGTTGTACTTCTTGTGTTTGGCACAAACATGAAGTATTTTTCCCTGTCATTAATCACAATAATGGATCTAAAAATTGTATCGGTTAGAGTGGCGAAACCACTGAATCTAATTCCATTCCATGTCCCTGTTCTAAAAACTCTGGTCTGTCCCCTGCTGATGATAAATTGAGGTATCCCAGTTTCGTTCATCCTGTAAGTGAAATCGCCGGTAGACGGGTCATCAGGGCTTTTCCATGATGTTAAATATCGTTCTAGACCTTTGTTCAAGTCCCATCCAAACTTCTGGCCTTCTAAAAGTGTGTCTGTTGGATAATCAAAGCTCTGCCATGCAAACATCTCAGGGTTCATCGAGCTGTTTTTATCTCTCACTACGAAATTCCCAGAATCCAAAAGCTGAGCAACTGGATTGTGTAAGACCATAATTGATGTGTTTGAAGACCAAATAATGGTGCTTGTTCGGTTGAGAAGGACAAGGTTTCCATTGGTGTTTAAGGACAATGAAGCTCCATATGAATCGGTAAGTGGGTTATTTCTGTTTGCAACCCAGACAACTACTTCAGGGCTTCTCTTGTACCATATTCCAATGTACCTGTTGTTGGATTTGCCAGGAGAGAAGAAGCCAAGCTCAAATGTTTTGCCTGATGAAACTAAAGTTTTGCCTTCAGTTAGCGACTGTGTGGGAGTTAAGGTGTCAGAAGCCGCTTTGCATGGTTTCAAGAAGACTGGGAGAGACACCAGAGCTTGAAGGATGGTAAGCAATAGAAAATAGGTTTCCATTaccatttattttttgcttttttcacaGACAGATCTGTGTGTGCAGTATATAATGTAGCTTCTTATCTGCAGGAAAGGAAGAGAGCTATACTTGTGCCttgtttccaaacaaaaaaaataattcttgtGTTATTGATTAGTTTACAGacctaattttttttgttttttttgctcCAAAATGTTGAAACTTGTTCCGTATGTACAGTGTCTACATCATATCAAGAAGGAAATTGGGACATCTTATTGTTTCTATTTAGATGTGAACCCAATTCTTCAATTTGGAccaaaactattatatatagcAGCCGTCCTTAGACCACAACCAGTACGATATCCATCAAATCCGTTAGGAGAATCGATCAATTATTAACaatagtgttaaaaaaaaaaaaatgttattggaATTGGGGTgcaaacttttttaattttattttttcacttctaGCGATTAGATAAGAAGTGGGGTTCACCATTATCGCAATTGAGCAATGGGCATGTGAAATTAGACATTAAATTCATCAGCATTTGCAAATGGGATCAGTCGCATCAAAGGTCCAAATCAAAGTAGCTCATAATACTTAGATTATCattttaccccccaaaaaaataataataaaaaaaaaaatacttagattattatttttttatttgatattgatgGAACAATTTACATCTTAGGTACGTCATTAATTGTTGGGTCCAAATACACCGACTCCAGCGCTGGGAGCATTAGCAAAACCATTTTCTCAGCTATATTCATGATCCAGGTATTTACATGAGATAAAATAAGCACTCCTAGAAACCTTGATAGCAAATATAGTGATAGCAATTAGCATGTGGTGATTATATCGACACTTTTATTAAAACCTTAAAAGCAACCAAGTTGTTGTTTCCTCTCCTAAGTGGTTAACAAAcaattcttgaatttttttttctactctCCATGTTGTCAAGGTTAAAGCCTTAAAAACAAGCAATCAACAAAAGTTTATGACGATAACATGAAAATTTATGTTCTATAAGATTCGACACATTTCAACATCAATGTTCTTTGCAAAAGGCAACATATATAAGACCAACCAAGTTGACAATCACACtctataaatgtatatatataggtcaaggaataataaataaagaaagttgAATCAACAGAATCTCTATCTAAAACAAACCGTTGGAAATGATGATTCTCATAAGACTGCTCTATGAGGAAACATGATATGCGGTAACCAAAAAGAAACTTGTTGAAATCACAAAATGCATCCATTGAGATGAATAAGCAACTTATTTGCACTGATTTTAATTACCAATGCTCATCGGCCATCTGTAGAAGTGAAGGAGTCAGCGAATCCAATAGGCTTTGCTGGAATACTTCCCTTGCTGTCACTAAGACTATTATAGCTGACCACTCTGCTTTCTGCTTCCTGCCAAACCTTTAACATCTGTGGAAGTGGTAGGCTATAATCAATGCCCGAGAAGCTTTCTAATTCATCATTAACTGGCTTCCATTTCTCGACTAGTGGAGCTAGAACATTCACAGCATGGCCCATATCAGGCCGATGGTGTGGCTCCCTTGCAGTGCAATGTCCTGCCAGTTCAGCTATTACGCAGATGGTTCCAAAAGTATCTTCATCAGCTTTAAGAGCTGGATCAACAGCATCCATTAGCTTCTCTTTGCTCGACTTGATCCGCCAAAACCATTCAGCCAAATACCGGCTTTCCTCTGAGCGGCTCTCATCCAGTGCTATTAATCCGGTCAAGAGCTCCATTAGCACTACTCCATAGCTGAACACATCGACTTTTGTGGTGATCTTCCCCATCACTGAGTAAACAGAAATTACTTAAGCCAGGGATCTAGCTCAGACCACATTCAAGCTTATAAACTAACTACACTTTTCAAGAAACTTAAAACCATATTATAAACACCCGAAAGCATGAGTAGTTAAGGAAATAGTGACCTTAAATTAGACATAACTCATTTCGAATTCACACAAATAGAGCATGCATTTATATGCAGGAACATATGTTTAACTGGTCATTTGAAAGAAAGTCATACCTGCATATTCAGGTGCAAGATATCCAAATGTCCCAGCAAGCTTAGTTGCAACAGAATTTTTGCCATCAGGAGCAAGTTTGACCAACCCGAAATCTGAAACTTTTGCCCTGAAGTCATCCCCTAGAAGAATATTAGAAGATTTCAAATCACGGTGTATGAAAGTTTGGTGGGCTAAGCTGTGTAGATACTCCATCCCTCTAGCAACATCCAGTGCAATTGTTAGTCTCTTGCTCCAAGATAATGGCTCCAAATTCAGCTTCTTCCAATGGAAAAGATGGCTGCTAAGAGCACCTTGAGGCATATACTCATAGACAAGAAGCTTCTCATTGTCTTCAATGGAATGCCCCAAAAGAGAAACCAAATGCCGATGCCTGACCTTGGAAAGAACAACAATCTCAGCCTGAAATTCTTCCACTGCTTTGCTGCTAATCACCCCACCTTCCATTCTCTTAACAGCTACTTTTGTTCCATCTGCTAGTTCTCCTTTATAAACAGTTCCAAATCCACCTCTTCCAAGCTCATTTTCAGGTGCAAAATTTTTGGTCCCCTTTCGAAGAACTTGAACAGAGATAGTGAGGTTCCCAGCCTCAATGAGATGAGAGCTTTCAGTTCCAGTGCTGTTGTTACTTGCTGAACTATTCACGGTTTGAGTTAATAAACTTCCCGTGGTGTTATTCGAAACTGCAATCTTAACCATGTCGTCTGGATCAGTTGGATCTCTAGGATGAATTACGATGGAACTGGGAACCTCTGAGGTAGCTTTCCTCTTCTTACAGAAATATATACACAGAGGAATAAGCAGAAGaactaaaacaacaacaacagaaaTTGCAGCCACAACTATAGCTGAATTAAATCTTCCGGAATTTTTAGAATGGGGTTCAACTTGGACAGAGCTAGAAGGGTTGGAAATTGAAGTTGGGGAAGGTGAAACAAATGATGGTGGTGATTGTTCACTACCTGATGATAGGTTGTGTGGTGGAGATCGTGAGCTATTGATTGGGGGGCTTCCAACAGGTGAAGCAGCTGGTGTAGATTGATTGGCAGCCAAAAGAGGATTCCCCAGTGTGATTACCTTCACACTATCATGAAATTTTGGTAATGGAGGCTGAAAATTGTTTCCACTTAAATCTAATAATCTCAAAGATTTCAATTCAGCAACAGTTTTAGGAATAGTACCATTTAGGTGGTTTCCTGCAAATCTTACTTCAAGTAGTGAATCTAACTTTGCAATAGAGGGACTCACAGTACCATTTAGGTTTTGTCCGCGCAAATTGATAACAGAAACCTCAGACTTTGGATTACAACTCAATCCCAACCATGGCCCTTTACATGGCTCATTCCCAGACCACTCAGCAACAAGATTTAAAGGGTATTTCACATCATGAAGAAAATCCAAAAGTGCAGTAACTTCTGGAGCACATAGAAGGCCAGGATCAGGTTGACAAAAATAATTGAAAGCATACGTAACATTACCAGCCTTAAACTTTGGAATTGGACCGGTTAGCAGGTTGTTGCTCAAGTCCAGTTTTTCAAGCTCCATATCTGCCAAGCTTAGAGGAACCTGACCAACAAATTTGTTTCCATTAAGGTTGAGTTCCTTCAGCGAAGTAAGATCACCAATTTTATCAGGAATTGTCCCCGTAAATTGGTTTCCATGTAGCCAAACTTGTGTCAACAATGTCATTGATGAAATTACATCAATTGGACCACTCATACCTTCACCATCTTGATCGTTCAACCATAAGATTTGCACCAACGAGGCTCCAAAACTCACCGGTATCTCACCGGTTAGTTTATTGTAGGAAAGTTTTAGCACTGTCAGAGAAGGCAGTGTCCCTAGGAATTCTGGAATTGGTCCAGCCAAATTACACTGAACCAGAGAAAGATTTGTCAATTGGACTGATTTCTGTAACTCATCAGGAAGAGACCATCCAGTACTTTCATTGAACGAGTTGTAATCCAAAGCCAAGACCCGGACACTGCTAAGCCCATCAAAGAAATCGGATGGGATTGTATCAAATTCATTGTTATCCAAATAAGCAAATTCCAACTCTGATAAACCACTAAAACTAGGCAATTTCCCATTGAACAAGTTTCCTTGGAGACCTAAATTAGAGAGCTTTGAGAGCTGATTAAAGTTCTGAGGCAGAGGTCCTTTAAGACCCAGACCCCTAACCTGAATCTGTGATATTCTGTCACCAGAACAGAAAACATGAGGCCATGAAGGAGGGCCGCAAGGGTCATTTCCATCATCTGGCCATTTCAAAAGCTCTGCATTCTCTAAGCCTTTCCTGAAATCGTTGATCACTTTCAGGTCATTGGGATCAGTGGCACCAAAAACCAGTCCCATTAAGAAGAAGCACAAAGTAAGAGAAATACATAGCCTTTTGCGTCCAAGTTCCTCCATGGCCACTCTCCCGCTAAAACTAACTGACTAAGAACAGTGAAACAATGTACCCAGAAAACCACATGAATTATGATCCTACCCAACTCTTATaccaaaatcaaattgtaaaaaaGCCAAACCCAATTCAGAAACGCAGAGACAGAGTcataaaaggagaagaaaacatGACCTGAAATTGTGGTCACTCCATAGTTGAAGACCCATGTGGTGAGCAGGACAAaagaaaggtttttttttttttttccaaggaaAATGCTGAGGATTGAAGAACCAAATGTGAAAGACAGGAAATTCAACTTTTAAGAAAGAGACAGGTAGAGATGGAGACGTTTTATTTAGGAGTTTTATCCATTAGTTTTAGAGAGGGTGAAGCCTCAAAAAAGTAAAGAGAGTAGTCAGTCCACTCCTTCTCTCTGCtatctttcattttttccttttctctttttgttctaTTAATGTCTTCAACTTGCAACTTTTATTaattctatttaatattttcaagcTGTTTCTTTTACCATTTTATCCCTGCATTTTGGTGGGTCTACTTGAGTGGCATATCTTTTCCAAGTGGCTTTTTGTATTTTGCTGAATGGCATAATGATAACTGAACTTGCTAGCTTTCTGAATAAGTTTCAAGTGTGTGTCCCACTCGGGATACATGGGTCTCCACGAGGTCTCATGGCAGTCTCTCATGAATCAGAAGAAACTTCCGTTGATTAaggatgagatggaatccttcaccaaaataaataaataaataaaaagaagatgtGATGGAGTCTttgatatctttttctttttttttggggtgaaagaTGGAGTCTTTGATATCTGTCTTTGGAATTGATGGATACTTTATATTCCTACCAATCCTATGATAGGATTTGGCAGaattcttatatatttatattttaatagaacttggtgttttataaaatatggTCGGATTGCGTGTATTCTGATATTCAAAAACCAACCATCAAGTCAAAAGAGGTGGAAATTTTCAGAAGAAAGCAATAACAATATTGTGGTCGTTGTACCTTGTATGGCTgtttaaaacttttatatagACTTTTCTTAATTAGGGTTTCAGTGgaaattgaataatataaaataactattatttagagatgaaatataatataattatgattcTAATTTTATCCTGATTAAACCATAAACTTCTAATTGTTTTGTAATTAGATAGGAATATTACCAATATAGATATTTAAGGAGTGATAAAATTTACTCCATAATACTTATTTATTTCATCATTATCCGTGATGCCTTTATTCTAGCCTTGTATGGGAAGAAAATTTATTACTTTAGAACAACTGCAAATTCACTATTATACTTTCTAGTTGTAGGAATTAGGGGTGttgatagtaaaaaaaaatgaatttcgaTGACTAAAATGCAAAAGTATAATAATTCCAGAGctcattaaagaaaaaaaacctacaaaataaatttaatgaggaCCACCAATGACATGACTTTTCTTcaagcagagaaaaaaaaaagaaaaaaaagaagaagagaaaatagtaataatattgtCCAAAGATATTTTGAACACCCATGTCTGTTTTTATATTAACATccataattctttaaaatatcctaattaatgaaaaaaaatacatgctAGGACATAATTGGCATATATGCATATGGTAacgaaacattttttttttttttcttgtggtaCAATAGTGttacctttgtttttttatttcataacaATAATGTTACTTATTGAACATCtgtcattaaaataaaaaaaaaataaaaaaataaaaaaacctatcatttcatctttgttttaccctttttttttttttttttgagatataTATGTCGCTCTCCATATCAAGTGTGAGATTGGTTATAACcagataaaaagaaagaaagaaaaaagaaaaaaaaaatgaaagcaacAATGATTTAATACACGCTAGAACATAAGagcaatttatatatttatgcctgaggcaatatgcatatatatatatatatatataagtgtatatagtaagaaacaaaaatgttttgtttttttttttttttttttttttttttttttttggaaaatgtaaGAACGATAATGTcacttatttaccaaaaaaacgaAAGAACGATAATTAATGTCACTTATTAAAGAAGTTGTTTTCATCCAATAAAAGGAAGatctgtcattttttttttttaagaaaaataaatattcatctgtatttttccttcattttttttttcttgtttttgtctttttcgtttttccttttgtttttttttggttttttttggtttttttttttttttttgggagatatATGTCACTCTCCAAATCAAGTGGTGAGATTGGTTGTAacctgattaaaaaaataataataaaataaaaaataaaaaaaatgaagtaacAATACGGCCCTTGCGTTCAATCCATCATCAATGGCTTCCTCAGCTGCCACTCCTCCAGCAGACCGAATTGATGTATTCTGGCACGAGGGCATGCTTTGTCATGAGGCGGGCATTGGCGTTTTCGATTCTGGATTGGACCCTGGCTTCCTCGATGTGTTAGAGAAGCACCCAGAGAACTCCGACAGGGTCAAGAATATGCTTTCCATCCTCACCAGAGGTCCTATCTCCCCCTACATCTCTTGGCACTCCGGAAGACTTGCTCTCGTCTCTGAATTGCACTTGTTCCACTCTCCAGGTTTAAAACAAACCCACCactacaaaattttcaatttttgttgaatattatggatttttggATTCCTCGGTCTcagtttacttgtttttttctaattggGTTGTGCTTTATTTACTGAGTTGggtttgaaaatcaatttccaagTGAAAGTTTACGACCAAAGTAAAGATATGTTTTTTAAGTTGAATGCTTTGGTTGTTAATTGTTATTGGTTTATGTGTTGGTTCATTTGTGAATAATGATTAATTGGGTTTTGCCTTAGAGGCATAGCTTGATGTAAAGTTTCTAACAATGTTAACTGTTAATGTCCTAGAACATGTAAATGGTCTGGTTGAAGTTTATAACCAAAGtaaagttggttttttttttcagttgaaTGGTATGGTTGTTTATTGTTATTGGTTCATTCGGGAATAATGATTAATCGGCTGTTCCCTTAAACTCATAGCCTGATGTATAGTTCCAaacaatgttaaattttaatgtcCTAGAATATGTAAATGGTCTGGTTGAAGCTGATAGAGATGGAGGAGGTAAGATGATTTGTGCTGGGACTTTTTTGAACCCTGGCTCATGGGATTCTGCGCTTCTTGCTGCCGGTACTACTCTATCTGCCATGAAGCATGTGCTTGATGGACATGGCAAAATTGCCTATGCATTGGTTAGGCCTCCGGGTCACCATGCACAGCCTACTCAAGCTGATGGGTACTGCTTCCTTAACAATGCTGGTCTTGCTGTTCAATTGGCTCTAAACCATGGCTGTGCAAAGGTTGCTGTGGTGGACATTGATGTTCATTATGGCAATGGAACTGCTGAAGGGTTCTACCGCTCAGATAAAGTTCTTACAATCTCCCTCCATATGAATCATGGTTCATGGGGTCCATCTCATCCGCAGACTGGATCTATTGAGGAGCTTGGTGAAGGAGAGGGGTTTGGCTATAATTTGAATATACCCCTGCCAAATGGAACAGGGGATCGAGGGTATAGATATGCCATGACTGAGTTGGTTTCCCCAGCTATTCAAAAGTTTGAACCTCAGATGATCGTTTTGGTCGTTGGCCAAGATTCAAGTGCTGTAAGTTTATCTTTAAGCTTCTTCCTTATTGTTAGATTGATTGACCAAGTAGATGTGTTGGAGAAGCTAGTCTAGATTTCATGCTTATGAGCTGATCTTATGAGAATTAAAACTTGGTTATTATGTATGAGGCAAATTAAACGGACTTGAGCATAAATCATGAACCATTAAAGTATGCTAGTTTCTGATACCCTGCTACTGAAATTG includes:
- the LOC107410231 gene encoding histone deacetylase 8 isoform X2, whose product is MASSAATPPADRIDVFWHEGMLCHEAGIGVFDSGLDPGFLDVLEKHPENSDRVKNMLSILTRGPISPYISWHSGRLALVSELHLFHSPADRDGGGKMICAGTFLNPGSWDSALLAAGTTLSAMKHVLDGHGKIAYALVRPPGHHAQPTQADGYCFLNNAGLAVQLALNHGCAKVAVVDIDVHYGNGTAEGFYRSDKVLTISLHMNHGSWGPSHPQTGSIEELGEGEGFGYNLNIPLPNGTGDRGYRYAMTELVSPAIQKFEPQMIVLVVGQDSSAFDPNGRQCLTMEGYRETGGIIRNLADTHSGGRLVIVQEGGYHVTYSAYCLHATLEGVLKLPSALLSDPIAYYPEDETFSVKVIESVKRYQKSIVPFLK
- the LOC107410231 gene encoding histone deacetylase 8 isoform X1 → MASSAATPPADRIDVFWHEGMLCHEAGIGVFDSGLDPGFLDVLEKHPENSDRVKNMLSILTRGPISPYISWHSGRLALVSELHLFHSPEYVNGLVEADRDGGGKMICAGTFLNPGSWDSALLAAGTTLSAMKHVLDGHGKIAYALVRPPGHHAQPTQADGYCFLNNAGLAVQLALNHGCAKVAVVDIDVHYGNGTAEGFYRSDKVLTISLHMNHGSWGPSHPQTGSIEELGEGEGFGYNLNIPLPNGTGDRGYRYAMTELVSPAIQKFEPQMIVLVVGQDSSAFDPNGRQCLTMEGYRETGGIIRNLADTHSGGRLVIVQEGGYHVTYSAYCLHATLEGVLKLPSALLSDPIAYYPEDETFSVKVIESVKRYQKSIVPFLK
- the LOC107410241 gene encoding G-type lectin S-receptor-like serine/threonine-protein kinase At4g27290; translation: MVMETYFLLLTILQALVSLPVFLKPCKAASDTLTPTQSLTEGKTLVSSGKTFELGFFSPGKSNNRYIGIWYKRSPEVVVWVANRNNPLTDSYGASLSLNTNGNLVLLNRTSTIIWSSNTSIMVLHNPVAQLLDSGNFVVRDKNSSMNPEMFAWQSFDYPTDTLLEGQKFGWDLNKGLERYLTSWKSPDDPSTGDFTYRMNETGIPQFIISRGQTRVFRTGTWNGIRFSGFATLTDTIFRSIIVINDREKYFMFVPNTRSTTTRLTMNYSGLALPYMLKNNNTEWNVIYSDAYDLPCDGYEFCGANAICKTNTMTVCECLQGFTPKFQQEWEAQNWKNGCVRKIDLDCNSEEGFVQIEGVKLPDLLEFWLDKYMNIQECKKACLKNCSCTAYANSDVRGKGSGCLMWFGDLIDVRYFNVEGSEDTIHIRLAASEIKSIMGKNAKKNVRTILVAISAVCFFCLLLCCIIAKIRTGLSGTEKEDIELPLFHLATVASATNNFSPEYRIGAGGFGHVYKGKLSTGQEIAVKRLSNDSGQGLKEFKNEIELIAKLQHRNLVALLGCCIQGEEKMLIYEYMPNKSLDHFIFDNERRTILCWEKQFNIIMGIARGLLYLHRDSKLQIIHRDLKAGNVLLDHNFKPKISDFGLARIFKEDEKEARTKRIVGTYGYMSPEYAVDGKLSVKSDVFSFGVLLLEIVSGKKNSKFIHPDHHHRLLGHAWLLWNEERALDLVDESMNVLSSCIECQVLRCIQVGLLCVQKFAKDRPTMSSVIFMLENETAILPQPKQPGFFIERTSNDDGLASRNEECGSQNAVTITLLHGR
- the LOC107410240 gene encoding receptor-like kinase TMK3; the encoded protein is MEELGRKRLCISLTLCFFLMGLVFGATDPNDLKVINDFRKGLENAELLKWPDDGNDPCGPPSWPHVFCSGDRISQIQVRGLGLKGPLPQNFNQLSKLSNLGLQGNLFNGKLPSFSGLSELEFAYLDNNEFDTIPSDFFDGLSSVRVLALDYNSFNESTGWSLPDELQKSVQLTNLSLVQCNLAGPIPEFLGTLPSLTVLKLSYNKLTGEIPVSFGASLVQILWLNDQDGEGMSGPIDVISSMTLLTQVWLHGNQFTGTIPDKIGDLTSLKELNLNGNKFVGQVPLSLADMELEKLDLSNNLLTGPIPKFKAGNVTYAFNYFCQPDPGLLCAPEVTALLDFLHDVKYPLNLVAEWSGNEPCKGPWLGLSCNPKSEVSVINLRGQNLNGTVSPSIAKLDSLLEVRFAGNHLNGTIPKTVAELKSLRLLDLSGNNFQPPLPKFHDSVKVITLGNPLLAANQSTPAASPVGSPPINSSRSPPHNLSSGSEQSPPSFVSPSPTSISNPSSSVQVEPHSKNSGRFNSAIVVAAISVVVVLVLLLIPLCIYFCKKRKATSEVPSSIVIHPRDPTDPDDMVKIAVSNNTTGSLLTQTVNSSASNNSTGTESSHLIEAGNLTISVQVLRKGTKNFAPENELGRGGFGTVYKGELADGTKVAVKRMEGGVISSKAVEEFQAEIVVLSKVRHRHLVSLLGHSIEDNEKLLVYEYMPQGALSSHLFHWKKLNLEPLSWSKRLTIALDVARGMEYLHSLAHQTFIHRDLKSSNILLGDDFRAKVSDFGLVKLAPDGKNSVATKLAGTFGYLAPEYAVMGKITTKVDVFSYGVVLMELLTGLIALDESRSEESRYLAEWFWRIKSSKEKLMDAVDPALKADEDTFGTICVIAELAGHCTAREPHHRPDMGHAVNVLAPLVEKWKPVNDELESFSGIDYSLPLPQMLKVWQEAESRVVSYNSLSDSKGSIPAKPIGFADSFTSTDGR